A region from the Cannabis sativa cultivar Pink pepper isolate KNU-18-1 chromosome 9, ASM2916894v1, whole genome shotgun sequence genome encodes:
- the LOC133031452 gene encoding uncharacterized protein LOC133031452 — translation MTTTDECSGSTADINKPFRFEGLHFKRLRQKMFFLTMKKVAYVLTVLKPVVCETPPPAEKKDEVEKYESQVKEMDSWVENDFLCKNFILNGLSDDLYDYYNSDKSAKEIWEALQKKYDTEEAGTKKYAVSRYLKFQMTDDKSIEAQSHELQKIAHEILSEGMTIDEQFQVDVMIDKLPPSWKDFKNTLRHKTKEFSLESLITRLRIEEEARKQDQKEEVLVVGNNNNTNKRSTAVLKPNGKNFKN, via the coding sequence ATGACTACTACCGATGAATGTTCTGGTTCTACTGCTGACATTAACAAGCCTTTTCGTTTTGAGGGTTTGCATTTTAAACGTTTGAGACAAAAGATGTTTTTTCTGACCATGAAAAAAGTTGCGTATGTGCTTACTGTTTTGAAACCAGTTGTTTGTGAGACTCCACCTCCTGCCGAGAAGAAGGATGAAGTCGAAAAGTACGAATCGCAGGTTAAGGAAATGGACTCTTGGGTAGAGAATGATTTTCTAtgtaagaattttattttgaatggtTTGTCTGATGATTTGTATGATTATTATAATTCTGACAAATCTGCCAAGGAGATATGGGAAGCATTACAGAAAAAATATGACACCGAGGAGGCGGGAACAAAGAAATACGCTGTGAGCCGCTACCTGAAGTTTCAAATGACCGATGATAAATCAATCGAAGCCCAGTCTCACGAGCTTCAGAAAATAGCTCACGAAATTTTGTCTGAAGGTATGACTATTGATGAACAATTTCAAGTTGATGTTATGATTGATAAATTACCCCCTTCGTGGaaagattttaaaaatactCTCAGGCATAAAACAAAAGAGTTTTCGTTGGAAAGTCTGATCACTCGTCTTCGAATTGAGGAGGAAGCTAGAAAACAAGACCAAAAGGAAGAGGTGCTTGTTGttggaaacaacaacaacactaaTAAAAGATCCACTGCTGTTCTGAAACCCAATGGGAAAAACTTTAAGAATTAG
- the LOC115723073 gene encoding elongator complex protein 5, with product MADSIGRALRDGALEGEHAPALTIKDSIASPFGFDVFSHVLTQLSSNILAGKSQSRGLVLVAFSRSPSFYVNFLKRRGVDVASSPKWIEILDCYTDPLGWKCGLVESSDAPSLSREVSNTGTICRNVKDVNELLSRIIELGQGLVGQGKFRFCTAIDSVSELLRHASMSSVSGLLSNLRSHDQISSIFWLLHSDLHEDRVMAAFEYMSSMVASVEPLNQYAGGQRGTTNSLSFLEQNSAKGKLNVRFKRRNGRVRVASEELHVEQSGVNFMSVSPEDGVINQGLIPKVQFNLQLSEKEQIDRANVVLPFEHQGNGKPIQIYDGRRSLADMNIEETAVSTKKSEVNESSMGEIIYFRDSEDEMPDSDEDPDDDLDI from the exons ATGGCGGATTCAATTGGCAGAGCCCTACGTGATGGTGCCTTGGAGGGAGAACACGCTCCAGCTCTCACTATTAAGGATTCAATTGCTTCACCCTTTGGGTTCGACGTCTTCTCTCACGTCCTCACCCAGCTTTCTTCCAACATTTTAGCCGGAAAGTCTCAGTCAAG AGGTCTAGTGCTCGTTGCGTTTTCTCGAAGCCCTTCATTTTACGTGAATTTTTTGAAGAGAAGAGGAGTAGATGTTGCTTCTTCTCCCAAATG GATTGAGATTTTGGATTGTTACACGGACCCTCTTGGTTGGAAATGTGGTTTAGTGGAGTCCTCAGATGCTCCAAGCCTCTCTCGCGAAGTTTCCAACACAGGGACTATTTGTAGGAATGTGAAGGACGTAAATGAGTTGTTATCTAGAATTATCGAACTTGGTCAAG GATTGGTTGGACAGGGGAAATTTCGTTTTTGCACTGCAATAGATTCG GTAAGTGAATTGTTAAGACATGCGTCAATGTCCTCGGTGTCAGGCCTTCTAAGCAACCTTCGTAGCCATG ATCAGATTTCGAGTATCTTTTGGTTGCTGCATTCAGATCTTCATGAGGACAGGGTCATGGCTGCATTTGAGTATATGTCCTCTATGGTGGCCAGTGTTGAACCATTAAATCAATATGCAGGTGGACAGAGAGGTACTACAAATAGCCTTTCTTTCCTTGAACAAAATTCTGCTAAAGGGAAGTTAAATGTTCGGTTCAAGCGTAGAAATGGCCGGGTTCGAGTGGCG TCCGAGGAACTTCATGTAGAGCAGTCTGGTGTAAACTTTATGTCTGTTTCTCCCGAAGATGGAGTAATAAATCAAGGTTTAATCCCAAAG GTACAATTTAATCTTCAGCTGTCAGAGAAGGAGCAAATTGATAGGGCTAATGTTGTACTTCCCTTTGAACATCAAG GAAATGGTAAACCAATTCAAATCTACGACGGTCGGCGATCTCTTGCAGATATGAATATCGAGGAAACAGCTGTCTCAACCAAGAAATCAGAAGTAAATGAGTCTAGCATGGGTGAGATAATATATTTCCGCGATTCAGAAGATGAGATGCCAGATTCTGATGAGGACCCTGATGATGATTTGGATATCTAA